ACAGGCGATTGCTTGATCCAGGCGGCTGCACCCAGCCCCGCGCGCTGCCCGCTGGCGAAACAGGCGGTCAGCAGATAACCCCCGGTAGGGGCCTCCCAATCGAGCATTTCGCCAGCACAGAACACACCGGGAAGGGTCGTGAGCATCAACTGGGGAGAGAGCGCTTCCAGCCGCACGCCGCCGCCGCTGCTGATGGCTTCGTCGATGGGGCGCGGCTGCGAGAGGCGCAGTGGCAGGTGTTTGATGGTGCGGGCGAGCGTGTCGGTGTCGTGGAACTGTTCGCGGTTGAGCACTTCGTGCAGCAGCCCGGCCTTCACGCCGCTCAGGCCGGTATGCCGGCGCAGGTGTTCGCTCATGGAACGGCTGCCGCGCGGCTTGGCGAGATCGGCGCGCAGGCGCTCAAGCGGCCGGTCGGGCGACAGGTCCAGTGCGATGGTGGTGGAGCCGTGGGTGGTGATCGCATCGCGCAGCATGGATGAATAGGCGTAGATCAGGCTGCCTTCGATGCCGGTGGCGGTGATGACGCATTCGCCTTGGCGCGAGTGCTCGTTGCCGTCTTTGTCGCGCAGGTGGATCACCACCGGCTTGAGCGGGGTACCGGCGAAGCGAGTCGCCAGGTGTTCGCTCCAGCCGATGTCGAAGCCGCAGTTGGACGGCACCAGCGGCGACACGTCCACACCGCGCGCGGCGAGCGGCGCCTGCCATTGGCCGTCGGAGCCCAGCTCCGGCCAACTGCCGCCGCCCATCGCCAGCACCACGGCATCGGCACGGACACATCGCTCGCCGTCAGGTGTGGCGAAGCGCAGCGCGCCGTCATCGGTCCAGCCCAGCCAGCGATGATGGACGTGGAAGTGCACGCCATCTTCGCGCAGGCGACGCACCCAGCCGCGCAGAAGTGGGGCGGCTTTCAGGTCGCTGGGAAACACGCGGCCCGAGCTGCCGACGAAGGTCTCCACGCCGAGATCCCGAGCCCAGGCACGCAGATCATCGGCGTCGAAATCGGTCAGCCATTCGCCGACCTCGTGGGCTCGCGCACCATAGCGCTGGATGAAATCCGGTTTGGGCTCGCCATGCGTCAGGTTCATGCCGCCCTTGCCGGCGATAAGAAACTTGCGGCCCACCGAACCTTTGGCGTCGAACATGTCTACCGACACCCCAGCCGCGCGCGCGGTTTCGGCGGCCATGAGGCCGGCGGGGCCGCCGCCGATGACGGCGAGGCTGACGTGGGTAGGCGTGCTGCTGGACATGGATGATGCGCGCGGCAAACGGCCGTCCATTGTACAGGCAGCCTGGCGTAGCTCAGCCCAGCTTGTCGATCAGCGGTTTCAACAGATCCAGCGGCAGTGGAAACACGATAGTGGAGGCCTTGCCGTTGTTGGACATGTCCGACATGGTCTGCAGGTAGCGTAGCTGTAGTGCCTGTGGCTGTTGTGCGAGCAAGGCGGCGGCGTCGCGCAGCTTTTCGGCGGCCTGCAGCTCACCGTCCGCGTGGATGACTTTGGCGCGGCGCTCGCGTTCGGCCTCGGCCTGGCGGGCGATCGCCCGCACCATGGTTTCGTTGAGATCCACGTCCTTGATCTCGACGTTGGTGATCTTGATGCCCCATGGATCGGTGGCTTCGTCGAGGATCTGCTGCAGGCTGTGGTTGATCGAATCGCGTTGCGAAAGGATGTCGTCCAGCTCGTGTTGGCCCAACACCGAGCGCAGCCGCGTCTGGGCGAGTTGGCTGGTGGCCTGGAGGAAGTCGGCCACCTGCAGGATCGCCTTGTCCGGTTCCACGACGCGGAAATAGACCACTGCATTCACCCGCACAGAGACGTTGTCGCGCGAGATCACATCCTGTGGCGGCACGTCCATCACCGTCACGCGCAGGTCCACGCGGATCATGCGTTGCACGATAGGCACCAGCACGAACAGCCCCGGTCCTTTGATGCCGGTGTAGCGGCCCAGCGAGAGCACGACGCCACGCTGGTATTCCGGTAGCACTTTGATGGCAAGGAACAGCAGTGCGATGACCCAGACCACGATGACGCCGACAAAGCCGAACATGAGCATCTCCTCTGCAGTCGAATAGATCAGGCGCGCGTGACGCGCAGTAACAATCCGTCGCGTGCCACCACGCGTACGCGCGTGCCCGCCGGCAGGCTGGCTTCACAGTGCACGCGCCATTGCTCACCGCCGATACGTGCCCAGCCTTCGCCGCTCGCATCGATGTGCTGAGTGAGTTCGCCGGTGGTCAGCAGCATCTGCGTATCGCCGTTGAATACACGCGCGCGTCGCGAGCGTGTCACCGTGCGCACCAGCAGTACCAACACCACGACGGCGCCGGTCGCTATGCCGGCGATGACACCAAGATTCACGGCATACCCGGGTACGCCCGTGTTGAACAGCATGATCGATCCGATCACGAACGCGATGACGCCGCCGATGCCGATGGCACCGACCGAGGGCATCACCGCCTCTGCCACCACGAGTCCGATCCCCAGCAGCATCAGCGCCAGACCGGCGTAATTCACGGGTAGCAATTGCAAGGCATAGAGCCCGACAAGCAGGCAGATGGCGCCCGCCACGCCCGGCAGGAACACGCCGGGATGAAAGGCTTCGAGCACCAATCCGTACATGCCGGCGAGCAGCAGCAGATAGGCGATGGTGGGGTGGGTGACTAGCCCCAGCAGGTGCGTGCGCCAGTTCGGCGCGTAGTCGCGCAACGGAAGTCCGGCGAGGTGCAGCACGGTGTCCTGCCCGTCGACGCGCACGTGGCGTCCCTCAATACGAGTGAGCAGGGTGGGGATGTCGGGTGCGATCAGGTCCACCACGTGCTTCTGCGCCGCTTCGTCCGCGGTCAGGGTTTCTGCGCCTTGCACAGCCTTCACGGCCCAGTCTGCGTTGCGGCCGTTGTACTGGGCCAGCGACCGGATGGAGGCGACGGCATCGTTGAGCACTTTGTTCGATTCGGCATCCGGCGATGGCGCTGGTGTGCTGCCCGAGGCGGCTGGCGGGTTGAACGACGGCAACGGACTGCTGCCGCCGATCGGTACCGGCGTTGCTGCACCGATATGGGTGGCGGGTGCCATCGCGGCTACCGGGCAGGCATAAAGGATGTACGTGCCAGCCGACGCAGCACGCGCGCCGCCGGGGGCGACGTAACCAATGATGGGTTGGTGCGCGGCAAGGATGCTGGCGATGATCTGTCGCATCGAATCGGACAGGCCGCCAGGCGTATCGAGCTGCAGTACGACGGCACTGGCTCCATCGCGGGTGGCGCGCTGCAGGCTGTCGTCGACGTATTCCGCTGCGGCAGGGCCGATGGGGCCGGACAGATCAACGCGCGCCACGAAACCAGAGGATCGCGAAGGGACGCCTGCCTCGTTGCCGGCCACCACGGTGGCAGCCAGCGTTATTGCCAACAGCGCACCGGCCAATGTCACGAGACTTCGCGTCACGCCATGCCTCCTTGAGAGGCGCACCACCACATTGCGCCAGCGGATGTTTCGCTGGCGTGAGGCGGGGCGTTAGCGATCGCTGCGGGTGCTCGAGGCGGCAGCAAAGGCGCTGGATCCCTGCCTTCGCAGGGATGACGGTGAGGTTTCTTTTGCTGCTTTCCATCTAGACGGGCGCACCATCCTCGTCATCCCTGCGAAGGCAGGGATCCAGTGCCTTTGCCTGCAGGGAGCGAAAGCGGTAACGACGTCGGGTGGGCTACCTTCAGCTAAAAACCGGCCTTCCGACCTGATCCAGCAGGCCATGGTCGATCAACCATTGCCGCGCATTGCCGGCGTCTTGCTCGAACCACGCTCGCGCAGAGCCAAGGCGGAAGGTGTAGCCCCAGGCATCCATATCGGTCATCAGACGGACGCGGCCCACGCCGGACAATTCATCGGCCAGGACGATCTGCAGGTAGCAGGTGGCGTCCTCTTCGTCGATGGAGTCGGTGGCGTCGGTGTGCACGAAAGTGCGCCGTTCGGGTGGCAGCACGATGAGATGGCCGGCCTCGTGCAGCAGCGAATGCACCGGTGTGTCGTCACGCGCGTAAACCGTGGTGCCAATGATGCCGGCCTCCTCCTCGCCCCAGAAACTACCGGGAATGGGGATGCCGGGTTCCACGCGTTCGAGCGCCAGCCCGTAGCGGGCGAGCAGGTTCGCGGGCGCCTCGAAGCCGGTCTCGGCCAAGCGCATCACGTTCGTTTCGTGGGTGGGGAGTGACGAGGGGACTGACATGGGATGAAAGTCGCCGCCGGTTTACGGCGGCGACACCTGCAGGTTTGTGAGTGGCGCGACGCAGGTCGCGCCACGACATCAGCCGGGTTTGGCTTCGGCGTGTTCGGGCAGCGCTACCGAAAGCTCGAGGATCTCGTGTCCGCTGTCGCGCTCGACGTTGATGTTGATCGCGTCGAGGTCGACGTGGACGTATTTCTTGATCACTTCGAGCAGCTCGTTGCGCAGCAACGGCAGGTAGTCGGGAGCGCCACGGGTGGAGCGCTCCTGAGCCACGATGATGCGAAGTCGCTCCTTGGCGAGTCCAGCGGTGGGTTCCGGCTTGCGCTTCAGGAAATCAAGAATACCCATCGCGATCAGCCTCCGAATACGCGCTGGAAGAAGCCCTTCTTAGGCACCTCAAGAAAACGCAGGGCACGTTCCTCGCCGAGGATGCGCGCCACTGTGTCGCTATAGGCCTGACCCGCGAACGAGTTGTCGTCCAGAATCACCGGCACGCCCGCGTTCGACGCGGCCAGCACGTTCTCGGATTCCGGGATGACGCCGACGACATTGATGCCGAGGATTTCCTCGACGTCCTTCACGCTCAGCATTTCACCCACGGCCACGCGGGCCGGGTTATAG
This genomic window from Dyella terrae contains:
- a CDS encoding NfeD family protein; protein product: MTRSLVTLAGALLAITLAATVVAGNEAGVPSRSSGFVARVDLSGPIGPAAAEYVDDSLQRATRDGASAVVLQLDTPGGLSDSMRQIIASILAAHQPIIGYVAPGGARAASAGTYILYACPVAAMAPATHIGAATPVPIGGSSPLPSFNPPAASGSTPAPSPDAESNKVLNDAVASIRSLAQYNGRNADWAVKAVQGAETLTADEAAQKHVVDLIAPDIPTLLTRIEGRHVRVDGQDTVLHLAGLPLRDYAPNWRTHLLGLVTHPTIAYLLLLAGMYGLVLEAFHPGVFLPGVAGAICLLVGLYALQLLPVNYAGLALMLLGIGLVVAEAVMPSVGAIGIGGVIAFVIGSIMLFNTGVPGYAVNLGVIAGIATGAVVVLVLLVRTVTRSRRARVFNGDTQMLLTTGELTQHIDASGEGWARIGGEQWRVHCEASLPAGTRVRVVARDGLLLRVTRA
- the minE gene encoding cell division topological specificity factor MinE yields the protein MGILDFLKRKPEPTAGLAKERLRIIVAQERSTRGAPDYLPLLRNELLEVIKKYVHVDLDAININVERDSGHEILELSVALPEHAEAKPG
- a CDS encoding slipin family protein is translated as MFGFVGVIVVWVIALLFLAIKVLPEYQRGVVLSLGRYTGIKGPGLFVLVPIVQRMIRVDLRVTVMDVPPQDVISRDNVSVRVNAVVYFRVVEPDKAILQVADFLQATSQLAQTRLRSVLGQHELDDILSQRDSINHSLQQILDEATDPWGIKITNVEIKDVDLNETMVRAIARQAEAERERRAKVIHADGELQAAEKLRDAAALLAQQPQALQLRYLQTMSDMSNNGKASTIVFPLPLDLLKPLIDKLG
- a CDS encoding TIGR03862 family flavoprotein, which codes for MSSSTPTHVSLAVIGGGPAGLMAAETARAAGVSVDMFDAKGSVGRKFLIAGKGGMNLTHGEPKPDFIQRYGARAHEVGEWLTDFDADDLRAWARDLGVETFVGSSGRVFPSDLKAAPLLRGWVRRLREDGVHFHVHHRWLGWTDDGALRFATPDGERCVRADAVVLAMGGGSWPELGSDGQWQAPLAARGVDVSPLVPSNCGFDIGWSEHLATRFAGTPLKPVVIHLRDKDGNEHSRQGECVITATGIEGSLIYAYSSMLRDAITTHGSTTIALDLSPDRPLERLRADLAKPRGSRSMSEHLRRHTGLSGVKAGLLHEVLNREQFHDTDTLARTIKHLPLRLSQPRPIDEAISSGGGVRLEALSPQLMLTTLPGVFCAGEMLDWEAPTGGYLLTACFASGQRAGLGAAAWIKQSPVSADN